The stretch of DNA CACGGCTAAGTATGCGAAGAAAAGTCTCTCGAGGGAGCAGCTGCTTGAAGCGGTGGCGAAGCATTTTGAAGGCATGTGTTTTCGAGTGTACATTTGCGATGAAAATGGGTTCGAGCTGACATCGAACTATTTTAAACAAGACGGGAAGTGGATCTTTCAGCCGGAGTATTACGATAAAAATTGGAGCTGGAGGCCGTATTTTTTAGAAAATATTTTGCGGATGAGAAAAAATAGAATGGGTCTGCTGTCGGATCTTTACAGCGACATTGAAACGGCTGAAACGATCCGAACCTTTTCTTATCCTTTGAACGATCGTGAATATTTATTCATTGACATCACGTATGAATTTCTGTTTGAACAGGATGGATTGCTTTATTGAGACAGAATAGAATTATGAAAAATGAAAAACACTACCCTTAAAAGAATACAGAGGGAGTGTCATACAGTGAGCGTCTATATGATGGTTTTGATATTTGTAGTGATCGCTACAGTTGTTTTTTCCGTATTCTATACCTTTCGAGTGCTCAAACAGCAGCAAGCCGTTAAAGAAGGGCTGGATCAGCCGGTGCCGAATGCTGTTCAAGGACATCCTTATTTAAAGAATCCGATCTTCTGGTCCTACTTGATCGGCTTCGGGTTGCTGCTGGCGTTTATTTTTTATTTAGCTGTCAGATAACCAATAAACGGCCGGCGCAAAGGTTTGAGCCGGCCATTTGGGTAACTTCTCCGCTATAAGCCATGCTTTTGAAGGGCGCTGGTTAATTTCTCAAGGTCAAATCCAGCGATGGCTTCATTGCCGATGACGACGGTAGGTGTGGATGAAGATTTCCACTGCTGCAGCTGCTGACGGGCGTCCATGTCAGCAGCAATATTTTTTTCCTCGTATTGCACTCCCCGATCATCTAAAAATAACTTGACGATCGTGCATGGCGGGCATTCAGGTTGGGTATATAAAATGATGGAAGCCAAAGTTTATTCCTCCTGTTTTATCAAAATCAAGCAATCTTTGTTGTGCTTTCGCGAGTTATTAGAAAATAAAATTAAAAATAAAAAGGTTGGATATGAAAAAGATGTATGGTATATTTCTTTTGCCTATTTATTTTATAACAAACAAAAATGAACGGTCAAAAATAAAATAAATACCGGAAGCCAGATGAAAGGGGTTGACCTTTTAAATGTCACAATTAATAGGGATTGTTCAGCGTTTAAAGTCATTGCAAGAAGGAAGTGAAGCCGGCGAGGTTCAGCAGCGTCTGTTTGAAGTGAACGGAAGAACTTTATGCCAAGTGAAATACTTACCTGGAAAAGATACATTTGAATTGGAAGTGTATGATCAGGACGGGAAAGGGAACAAATATCCTTTCGATGATATTGATATGACAGCTATTGAAATCTTTGATTTACTGCAGGAAGCGAAGCAGCAGTAACCGCCGCTTAATATAAGGAAGCATCCTTATGGTTAATACAAACTCATATGCTCACAAAAGGCAGGCTGAAGGTTGCGGCATCGATCCGTTAAAGAGTCAGCCTTGTTTTTTTATGCCTGAGAATGGAATTTCAGCTAATTATTCTGCTATGATAAAAACAGAGACTAAATAGATTGAAGCGCTTACAAAAGTGTAAAGGGGAATTTAGATGATTTCTTTTGAAAGTAAGGATGTTCTTCAAACTAATATAATGGATTATCTTATTCCGGCAGAAAAGGTAGCCCATGTACAGCCTGACAATAATCTTGAGCATGCTTTGCTCGTGCTGACAAAAAGCGGCTACACGGCTATTCCAGTGCTTGACGCAAAATTCAAGCTTCACGGACTAATTAGCATGCCGATGATTACTGAACCCATTCTCGGGCTGGAACGAATTGAATTTGAAAAGCTGGAGCATATGAAGGTGGAGGAGGTCATGGCGACGGATAAGCCGTGGCTGACCATTCACGATCATTTTAGAAAAGCCCTTGGCCTTTTAATCAATCATCCTTTTTTATGCGTAGTAAATGAAGAAAAGGAATTTCAAGGCATATTAACCCGAAGAGTTATTTTAAAGCAATTGAATCATCATGTGGATCAGCTTAAGTGAGAATTTAAGCGCTGAAACGGTCTTTAAGGGTCAAGCTCCCTTTCAAAGCAAGTTCATGCGGCTATAGAGCATAAGCTGCATTGCTGCTGAACGGGGGCTGGCTTTTTTATTTGGATGGACCGCTTAAGGACAGGAGGAAATCGGAGTGAAGGATGCGTTAGCAATACAAAATAAAGCCACCAAGAGGCCTTTTGTGCTTGCTGCAGTGATGTTAGCGATGTTTATGGGAGCGATTGAGGCAACGATCGTTTCGACGGCCATGCCAGCCAT from Bacillus xiapuensis encodes:
- a CDS encoding glutaredoxin family protein, yielding MASIILYTQPECPPCTIVKLFLDDRGVQYEEKNIAADMDARQQLQQWKSSSTPTVVIGNEAIAGFDLEKLTSALQKHGL
- a CDS encoding YkuJ family protein, with the translated sequence MSQLIGIVQRLKSLQEGSEAGEVQQRLFEVNGRTLCQVKYLPGKDTFELEVYDQDGKGNKYPFDDIDMTAIEIFDLLQEAKQQ
- the cbpB gene encoding cyclic-di-AMP-binding protein CbpB, whose translation is MISFESKDVLQTNIMDYLIPAEKVAHVQPDNNLEHALLVLTKSGYTAIPVLDAKFKLHGLISMPMITEPILGLERIEFEKLEHMKVEEVMATDKPWLTIHDHFRKALGLLINHPFLCVVNEEKEFQGILTRRVILKQLNHHVDQLK